CGATAAAAAAAGGGCCTGCAGTTAATGCCAAGCTAATGAAAAAGGTTGATGCTGCAAATGCCTCAAAGCAAAAAGTACTTATAAAAACATGGGCCAGGGCGTCCACAATCCTTCCCGAAATGGTCGGGTTGAATATTGGTGTACATGACGGCAGAAGGCATGTGCCCATCTTTATTACAGAGAATATGGTCGGCCATAAATTGGGAGAGTTCGCTCCGACGCGAACCTTCAGAGGGCATGTCACAAAGTCCGATAGGGCCGGCAGAAAATAAAATTAAGGTTATAGACAGGGTTAAGTATGAGAATTAAAGCAGTATCCCAGAATACAGGATTATCGCCTCGTAAAGTGAGGCTGCTTATTGATATGGTGCGTGGGAAGAAAGTTGAAGATGCACTCAACATACTGAAGTTTACTCCCACACCGCAGGCAAAAGTTGTGGCTAAGGTTGTTAAATCAGCCGCTGCCAACGCTGAAAATAATTACCATCTCGATCCTGCGGAATTAAAGGTCGTAACTATTTATGCGGACGAAGCCCCGAGTATGAAGAGGTTTCGCCCGTCGGCTAGAGGCAGAGCTGCTCGCTATGTGAGAAGATCTAGCCATATTACCGTCATTGTTGCGGAGCAGGAGGCTTAATGGGACGTAAGGTTCATCCATACGGTTTTAGAATTGGTACCACTCGTGATTGGCAGGCAAAATGGTATGCCGATAAACACTTTGCGGATTATTTGCTGGAAGATGTAAAAATCCGTACCGCTATTCGGGACAAATATGCCGAAGCCGGTGTTTCTTTAGTTGATATTGAACGCCAGGCAAATAAGGTGGCGGTGACTATACATACGGCTCGTCCGGGTATTGTTATCGGTCGCGGCGGACAAAGGGTTGACGAAGTCAGGAAATCACTGGAAACGCTGATTGATAAAAAAATACAGTTAAATATTCAGGAAATCAGACAACCGGAGCTGGATGCCTATTTGGTAGCCAGATCCATTGCCGAACAAATTGAACGTCGTATTGCTTATCGCAGGGCGATGAAACAGGCCGTATTCCGCACTTTACAGGCAGGTGCTCTGGGTATAAAAATAAAATGTTCGGGTAGGTTGGCCGGTGCTGAAATCGCTCGCAGCCAAATGGTTCACCAAGGCAGAGTGCCCTTGCATACTTTAAGGGCAGATGTCGATTACGGCATTACCGAAGCGCATACAGCGATGGGACGTATCGGTATCAAGGTCTGGATTTACAGGGGTGATATTCTCCCCGAAATTGCCGAAAGCGTAGTGGATGAACCGGCTTTCGATAGTGTCTATGAACCGGTTGCCGGAGAAGAAACGGTTGTTACCGAAGCTAAAGAAGAGGTTCCCGAAAAACCGGCTGTAAAAAGAACTAAAAAAGCAGAAGCGGTTGTAGAAGAACCCGAAAAGGCTGAGGAAGTTAAAAAGCCGGTAAGGAAGAAAAAAGAAGCTGAGGCTGTCGAAGCGGCTGAAGAGCCTGCGGTACTCGCAGTGAAAAAGAAGGCCGTTAAAGAAGAAGAGGCCGCCGAGGAAGAGAAACCGGTAAAGAAAAAGAAAGAAGCTGAGGTTGCCGAAGAGGTTGAAGAGCCTGCGGAGCCTGCAG
This Dehalococcoidales bacterium DNA region includes the following protein-coding sequences:
- the rplV gene encoding 50S ribosomal protein L22, coding for MRIKAVSQNTGLSPRKVRLLIDMVRGKKVEDALNILKFTPTPQAKVVAKVVKSAAANAENNYHLDPAELKVVTIYADEAPSMKRFRPSARGRAARYVRRSSHITVIVAEQEA
- the rpsS gene encoding 30S ribosomal protein S19, whose translation is MSRSIKKGPAVNAKLMKKVDAANASKQKVLIKTWARASTILPEMVGLNIGVHDGRRHVPIFITENMVGHKLGEFAPTRTFRGHVTKSDRAGRK